ttAGTGACCCTGcctcagggtgtgtgtgtgtgtgtgtgtgtgcatgtgtgggacagagagagagagagagaccaaagcactgaccaatcagagaaCACAAAGCCTTTGTCTGTCACTCCTGGTAAACCTCATTCTGTATCCTGGTGAAACTCGGgttgtacagtgtgtgtgttctggctGATCCCAAAGCTTCGTCTGTTTTCCTGTTGGAGAGTGAGTTTGCAATAAAATATTGTGtcttagttgttttttttatgtgtggcattttattttaaccactGAGAGAAACTTGAAATGCACTTTTGTTTGggtttgcatttttattttaaagaatgaTGCTAGAAAAGTTGCTTTATAAAGTTTTGCTGGCAGCTATTTTAGCATGTTTTTAATCCTTTTGGAACATtctcaacaaaaaataaacaatacagtGTTCACAAAGTTAGTATTTGTTGCAGGACtactaataaaaacataattatatgtGTTGTGTTGCATTGCATTAGGTTTAACAggcttttattattttctccattcCCTTTCAAGTTCATTACATTAGTTTTATATAAGCAATTGCAAAAACATCATTATGGACTAGACTGGATTATGATCTAATGATTGGAGTGCATGAtcttatttatataataatcagttaaaatattttttatattttttgattatGGGTCTgtttatatttatcattttgttatATCATGTAATGTTAACTTTCAGATGATTGCATATATTGTATTGAATATATATGATTCATATATCAGTCTGTTTTTATCAAGagagaaaactttttttcttttctgtgaccAGTGTTTTCATCTTAAAAAGCAATGTAGTTCTCTGGTTTTACCAGTTTTTAAACTAGATGATTCGGCTGTACACAGCTGAATACAGACTCTTTTCAAAGAACTGGATGAATCTAAAGTCCAGCTCCGATAACATTATCTGTTCAACAAAATTGAAACtaactttgactttgacttgtcCAAAGAAACGTATCTTTGAACCTTTAATACACGAGTGGAAAAGCAAAATAACTTTGAAGCTCTGATCGTACCAGAGGTGAATgagtttctctttgtttttttggaggaGGTGAGTAGAACTATAAACAGATTAAATAGTGGAGCTTTAGactgaatataaataatacttGGTCATGCAAATTTTAATCTTTATACggttcttttttaaatcattttgctTTAGTCTGTCATCTCTCACTTGGCCCCACACTGCCCTCCATCTGTTGGACTCTCCAGATTAAAATATTCCCCCCAGGCTCACAATTAGGCAATCAGAGGGCTATCATTCCGCCCCAATAGGCTCACAAGGTCAGCACAACGGCAGCAGAGGATACAGAGACGGCAGAGGGAGGACAGTCATAAATGGGGGCTGTTGCTCATgaaacatgctgtttaatttgATGTGTGTATAGAGATGTAAAACAATTATGTACCTTTGTGTTAAAAATAGTACAAGGCAGTCTGTCACTTATGatgttgtttgatgtttgtacataaaaaaaagatcacatgAAACAGGGCAGGATGTCTCTATGAATCATATTCCAGATACAGAATAATTTCTCATCCTCGCAATGTTACTTCTCATCAGCTACacttgattaaaaacaaaagcaaataaaaaaaatcctgactcaCCCACAGGTGAAAGTGGTGTATCCATCATGTCTGACCTATGATGTGAAGCCAACACGTGTTAGAGTCCCACACTACCCCCTGAACACAGAGATGGAGAGCGATAATGCCATCACCAGTCACCTTGACAACCAGAGGTCATGCCGACAGCCAGAGGTCACTTTGACTGTATAGTTGATCTGATGATTGTCCAATCTTACCACTGCTGAGTGACATATctataataatttatatatagAGATTGTCTCCACATGGGATTACAATTTGAATTTATCCCATCAAAACTCTTTGGACAACCTTTCAAGGATGTTTCATGTTACGTGTTACATCCTGGGGTACTAAGTATTACAAATTATGTCTAGTCAGGGATAGAGGACAAACAAAATTTTTCGTCTTTACCAACATaacaaatcacataaaaaacagCAGGTATGAAACTACTACTCATAAACACCAAAAACTAGTGgctgtttcttcttttatttaggCAAAAAGTATACTTCAAGGTAAAAATACTccacaacaaagaaaaatgctACTTATGTAGAAGCACAGCAGTGTAGcagaagaaaaatgtacttaaagtaagaaaagtgaaaatactCATTAGGCAGAAGAAGGGCTCCTGTCAGTGACATATTATGAtaatattggattattattgatgcattaccatttaagcagcattttatgttgTAGCTGTCAAAGTAAAGATAATCTTTACTACTTTATGTACTTTAGCTGTCAAATAAGTGTAGTGGAGTAAAATGTTTGCCTTTGAAATGTAGTACAGTACTTAGAAACAGTGACTTGCTTCCACTTACATGTCATACTAATCCTTGTATTCCTGTTTATCTGATGTCCCAAATACAGTAGATGTGACATTTAAGAAGTGTATCTCTGTCAGGGTCTATTAGTACAGTTACTTTTCACAACTGccacaaacatataaataagTCCCTTGATGCTATTTTGTAGAGTGTAGATTAATTTCTACAACGGTAGCCTAATATCCTAAGTTAATATTCATAAAACCTCCTTATACCAGTCTTCTACTTTGGAAATCCAACATTTAAGGATACTTAAATACTCTTTGTGATCATTAGGATATTGTGAAAGAAAATGATTGACACAGACTAGTATTCATGGTTACACATTTaatgtatatgtttttatgtgttatgctatatttttcttttctttttctttttttgatgcATATGCATATAAGTATACATGCATAAATCCCTTTATGAAGGTAATCATTTGAGATATTTGTCATTTgatatatttgaatttttaaaggaaatataAGTATCAGAGTATGTCTAGTAACTTAGTGAAGTGACCGTCATATGTTCACGTTTGTCCTCCCTACAGGCAATAACTGAAAGTTATTTGACTCTACATCTGCGGTCAtatgtgtgtctatatgtgtatgtgagtgtgtgagcgaGCTCACAGTAGGATGAACATCACATCTATTGATCAGGCTAATGTGGGGAGGAAAGGCTGCAGGCCACAGCAGTTGATCAATACGCCTCTAATTACATGGggcactgagtgtgtgtgaatgtgtgtgttactgaaaaATTGAGTGTAGGTGGTCCCCCCCAAACTCACAGGgctgcatactgtatataaatgctGTCCCACTGAGGAATTGCTCATACACACAGAGATCatagctcacacacacatttaacagtTACCACTGGTAATTAATCTctttttaccctttttttcAACTGCAGAGACACTGAAAGTAGTCACATTTTTACTTGAACTACTTGTTTTACTGACAGGACACTGGGATGTTGAGAATGGATAAAGGGAATGTGGTAAGtatcttcatttatttgtatttgcatgtaATGTTGGAGGGATTTTTGCTGAGACTGTGGGGTGTTTGTTGCCTCtccttttgtttgcttttgccATCTACTGTTTCCCATCAGCCCTATGTTTCCTGCAGCAAATAAAACCATTGGTAGCTGATCTTAAATGCCAACAGTATCACTGACGCACTCCTCCTTTACGGCTTCTCCCTGCTGTTGTATCCCTCTTGTGTTGGACAGGTTGTTCAGGTCTTTCCCTATCATAAATACTCCATGCAGTGTAGGCTATTGTCTGTGGCCTACTTTCAGCCGGAAACAAACCGACTGTGTAATGTTTTCAGGATTTATCTCTGTTACTCCCTTGTTTATTCTCACTGCATCGTCTCTCTTATCTGCCACAGGCTGGAGGCTCTGACTGGCTTGAGGCTGTATGATATGTTTGATATTCGGTTGTTCTTGTGCTTGACCATGTCAACTAAATATCAGACATATTCCTACAGAGTCTGGCATTGACTTCTGATCCTTTCCTTTTGTCACTGAAAGAAAGACCCATGAAGTAAGAAGTTCAGGTAAAATGGTTTTGGATGGTAAACTTTGATGTTAGCCTGTCATTATTTATCAGTAGATATTGTAGAATATCATCAtagtttcacttgttttaattgCAATAACCTCTGTggtcatacagtacattattaGTATGGTAGTACTttattgtcagaaaatgaatgcagaaatacataaaacattaacaattaTGTATTGATTATTACATTTCTCTTTATGTCctgtattaaaacaaataaaaatgaacctGAATatcatgtttcagtttttacatgctcttttgttctctctctctgtcaaacacacacacacacacccacacacaagaCTGACAACTGActgttggtttttctttttttacaatgGCATCTAAGCATGCAATTATATCCTGCTTCATGAGCAAACAGGCGTTGACAAAGCCAAACCTGATAACAACTCCTGACTAGAGAGCAAATAAAATTCCGAAATCtctccctgttttgtttgtttgtagagaaatgttatatattattgATAGCTGTCATTTTCACTCTCCAGCAGCTCTTTGCCTCAGCCTTTATTTTTAGTCAGAATGTATCATCTGTGATTTTGTCCATGCAGGCCACGAATAAAGCCTGATGGCCTATTAATATCTTCTGTCATGATTCATTATTACCTCAACGTCCCCGATTCATGTCGTATTGCATCAGAAACGGCGAGCTACATGCTTCAGttattatttttgtactttaattaactgattttaTGTAGCAGGAACATGCTTTTGGATGTTTGGATAATGAAACTTCCTCCCTCCTGGTCAACGTTCAAGGCCATTTTATTATGTAACAGTCCATTTTCTAAGGAAGCGTAATAAATTATATCTTTATGTGAACAGGCTTGTAGGGGCACTGGCTGGAAAATCCTGGCACAGATGTGAGAAATAATGTGCTTTCTGATCAAATTAGCTCCTGTATCAGAGAACACAATATGAAAATGCAGCTTACAACCTGctgtcacaaaaaaaactacattctCTTGAAGGCAATATGAGGTTGTAACAtctcatgttttaaaatagtaCACATACCATTCTATCAATCCCAGAGCCACTGATAAACAGGTTGGAACTGGATAAACAGGTTTGGGTGCACAGACGCTATGTGAGGCAATCTGTTCATCTGAGCAGAAGCATAGAGGAAAACAACACTAGAGGGCGTCTGGGTTGAGTTTATGAccctgtgtgtatttttctatttaGCTGGTCTGATCTGTAGTtacactttgagaaccactttCAGGTTTGATTTTGACTCTTTTGATCCTGTTGGGGATGGTTGTCTCAGTGTGAGTTAAGTTAATAGGTAGATAGATAGGAAAGGTAGGTTAAGGTCAGATTAGCCTCTTAGCAACAAGTGTAAGTCAATGAAATCTCAAAAGTGACAAacaactctgtgtgtgcgtgtgcatatGAGCGCATGTTATCAGAGCACTCAGGTTGTTCATTCAAACAAATCCAagcacaaagaaagaaaacacttaAACCCATCCtccaacatgaaaaaaatcttcCTCAAAAACCTCCTCCTGCCCCCCTCTCTGCTCCTCgctcctcaaaaaaaaaaaaaaaacagctcacaatGACGCAAAAACATATGTCAAAAAGACTTTAAATATGGAAATTAAACTTAAAAGTTCACTGAATCGTGTAAGAGCATTATCAGAATCCTTTAATTTGCATCGTGACTCATTAAGAATCTGATATGAAATTGAATTAAGCAACTGATGTGCATCCATATTATAGATTATCAGTCGTTTGTAAGGGAAAGACAATCAAATCACATGCTTGGCATCTCTATTTGAAGACAATAATACAAACTTAACctttttcaaatgtgattttaaagatttttttgcattaaaagaTCTATACATGCATCTAGATGATGAGCGGGGGTCAAAGGTTcatgtgtaaacacacattcagcTCCTTTGTAGCACAAAAGGCCACTGGTTGGCTGGTGTCACCAGTGTGATCTACAGATAGGGTCAAATGGCAGCCACTGAGACAAATGTTATCTGAAAGAGTGCACACTGTATACTCTGGGGCAATTTCTGCAAAGCAGTACAAGAGGGAATGACGAACATTGTAATAATAAcagctgtgtctctgtgtgtgtgcatgctgtatgtgtgcgtgcagaTATAGAATGACAATTAATGAGAAgcggggaggagggggtgggggggggggggtgtggaCAAATAGAGAGAAGAAAGTGGAAATCAGTACAGGGATAAAGACATGCTGGTGAGGTATAAATATCTGAGACCACAGCAGGGACATCAGAGTGCATCAGTTCAAGAGTGGCACTGAAGAGGAGACACGAAGAGCCAgaagggaagaaggagaaattgaaaaacaacaagagCGTGAATGAAAGCAGAAAGAGAAGGACTGAAAGAAAATACAGCAAGGGAGCGTTTTTATATAACATAGTGGAAACTTCACAATAGGTAAGACTAACAATCTGACGTCTCTCTCATCTTAATACAATATttttggtgggtttttttttttttttttacctgtgcaCTGCTTCTTTTCAGAAATGGCAAACACAACAGGAGGAGTGCTCTTGGCTTTATTGTTCGTCCTCAGTGCCAGTGTGCCATGCCTTTCTGTGTATAACAGTGGGGAGTGCTTCTTCAACACCAAAGGTACAGTACAGTGTGAATGATTGTGCACAGTACAATTTTGAGCCACTTGTACTATACTTTTATGCTAtattttatacttctactctacTATCCTGAGGGCAATATCACACTTTTTGCTCCACTACACTTATTTGGCCGCTATAGTTACAGATTACTCAGCAAATTTTAGGTTTTACGTCCATAAACATGATAAGTTTGTAGAATATGATGCATAGATGTAGCATAAACTACCAGAATATAGATGCATAGATAACACATTAATGCGTCAGTAATAATAAATCTAATATGTATAATCATTTAAAAGTATGACAGGGACCATTATGCATAATGAGCGCTTTCACTTTTAATActtaaagtatattttgctgGAGGACTTTTTGTAATGGAATATATTTTATGCATCACAATaactgatattttacatttccagGGAGCTGTGAACACATGGGACAGGTATACGGCATAGGAGAGAGCTGGATAACCAGTGACTGTTACCAGTGTGTCTGCATGGAGCCTTTTGGAGTAGGATGCTGTGACCagtgagtttgttttcatttaaccCCAAAAAGTACTTATTTGGATGTAACATATACACTCTAATATGACTCTGATCTTCCCTGCAGTGGATCCAAACCTGTGGACTATCCAGACTGGTGTGAGATCGTCCGTAAACCGGACTCTTGTACCAGCGTAGCAGTGATGAGAGCCAATCATAAGCTACCCTGCCTCTGGGGACGAGGCCGTCTGAGACAAGCTGCAGGACAGCCGTGGAAATCTGACAATGATCCTTTATTTTAGGTTCAGCAAATCATGCAAAGGAAAGCAATagattatgtttattttgcatttaatagATAAAAGCCAACaagttttatttcatcttgTTGTTTGTGAGAGCCTGAACTTGAATTTTACAACAAAATCTGCAAATAACTACCACAGGACATAtctgtttattatatttatatttactacTTCACATTTTGTTTATGAGTCTAAATGTCTGGTTTGTTTCTGGTTCATGTTTTAAGATTGAATAAAAACCTGTATGTCTAATATTTTAATTGTCATTTACTTAATTAtggtatttatttgtatttgttctaACTACCTGCTTTCTCTATAATTAAGTAATGACATATTAAATAGGGAATCCACCCTAAAAGAGAATTTGTATTGTGCTATTCCACAAACATTTAGAAGACTGCATGTCACTCTAGCTGGAATTCAGAGCAAGACCTGAAGAGAGGATTGTTATCAGATGACAATTTTTGGTTGGTCCATTGACACAGAATCAAGGGGCTctgtgaatgttgttttcaggaTCAGAATGAGTTTTGTTAGCCAAttatgcaagcatacaaagaatgtgttttGGCATCTGCTCCCACAAATGCAACATAGAAGAATAAGGAATAAAACTATAACAAAAGTaaggaaataataaataatgaaataaacaaaataatattaaaatgtaatttacaagttaaaatctatttacagaatggaatgACAGTAGTtgtgaaatgggatataaaatatatgtgaTTAACATTAAATCTCAGTCTTAGCAACTCATTGgatgaataaatattaataattttgtaatggacttttttttttgtcttgggGCTTA
The sequence above is drawn from the Thunnus maccoyii chromosome 10, fThuMac1.1, whole genome shotgun sequence genome and encodes:
- the msmp2 gene encoding prostate-associated microseminoprotein, producing MANTTGGVLLALLFVLSASVPCLSVYNSGECFFNTKGSCEHMGQVYGIGESWITSDCYQCVCMEPFGVGCCDHGSKPVDYPDWCEIVRKPDSCTSVAVMRANHKLPCLWGRGRLRQAAGQPWKSDNDPLF